The following are from one region of the Rhipicephalus microplus isolate Deutch F79 chromosome 1, USDA_Rmic, whole genome shotgun sequence genome:
- the LOC142768400 gene encoding large ribosomal subunit protein eL29-like, translating into MAKTKNHTNHNQNRKDHRNGIKRPKKGNKPSMRGVDAKFVRNMRFAKRHNKKGLKKMRANEALQKEAALAAKKAL; encoded by the coding sequence ATGGCGAAGACCAAGAATCACACCAATCACAACCAGAATCGCAAGGACCACCGGAATGGTATCAAGAGGCCCAAGAAAGGAAACAAGCCTTCCATGCGCGGGGTGGACGCCAAGTTTGTGCGGAACATGCGGTTTGCCAAGAGGCACAACAAGAAGGGTCTGAAGAAAATGCGTGCGAACGAGGCCCTGCAGAAGGAGGCTGCACTGGCGGCAAAGAAGGCATTATAG